From a region of the Pongo pygmaeus isolate AG05252 chromosome 5, NHGRI_mPonPyg2-v2.0_pri, whole genome shotgun sequence genome:
- the LOC129039472 gene encoding small ribosomal subunit protein uS5-like, which translates to MTPVQRRGAGGPGGPGMGNRGGFHGGFGSGIRGRGCGHGRGRGQGRGARGGKAKDKEWMPITKLGHLVKDMKIKSLEEIYLFSLPIKESEIIDFFLGASLKDEVLKIMPVQKQTCAGQHTRFKAFVAIRDYNGHVGLGVKCSREVATAIRGAIILAKLSIVPVRRGYWGNKIGKPHTIPCKVTGRCGSVLVRLIPATRGTGIVSAPVPKKLLMMAGINDCYTSARGCTATLGNFAKATFDAISKTYSCLTPDLWKETVFIYQVSLSGIH; encoded by the coding sequence ATGACGCCGGTGCAGCGGCGGGGGGCCGGAGGCCCTGGTGGCCCTGGGATGGGGAACCGCGGTGGCTTCCACGGAGGTTTTGGCAGTGGCATCCGGGGCCGGGGTTGTGGCCATGGACGGGGCCGGGGCCAAGGCCGTGGAGCTCGTGGAGGCAAGGCCAAGGATAAGGAGTGGATGCCCATCACCAAGCTGGGCCACTTGGTCAAGGACATGAAGATCAAGTCCCTGGAGGAGATCTATCTCTTCTCCCTGCCCATTAAGGAATCAGAGATCATTGACTTTTTCCTGGGGGCCTCTCTCAAGGATGAGGTTTTGAAGATTATGCCAGTGCAGAAGCAGACCTGTGCTGGCCAGCACACCAGGTTCAAGGCGTTTGTTGCTATCAGGGACTACAATGGCCACGTCGGTCTGGGTGTTAAGTGCTCCAGGGAGGTGGCCACCGCCATCCGTGGGGCCATCATCCTGGCTAAGCTCTCCATTGTCCCTGTGCGCAGAGGCTACTGGGGGAACAAGATCGGCAAGCCCCACACCATCCCTTGCAAGGTGACAGGCCGCTGTGGCTCTGTGCTGGTGCGCCTCATCCCTGCAACCAGGGGCACTGGCATCGTCTCTGCACCTGTGCCCAAGAAACTGCTCATGATGGCTGGTATCAATGACTGCTACACCTCAGCCCGGGGCTGCACTGCCACCCTGGGCAACTTCGCCAAGGCCACCTTTGATGCCATTTCTAAGACCTACAGCTGCCTGACCCCCGACCTCTGGAAGGAGACTGTATTTATTTACCAAGTCTCCCTATCAGGAATTCACTGA